The Anopheles merus strain MAF chromosome 2L, AmerM5.1, whole genome shotgun sequence genome has a segment encoding these proteins:
- the LOC121593896 gene encoding uncharacterized protein LOC121593896 — protein MIAPSAVVLLLAITLLRVETLRLNAFDVIKDCKQYNTALGYNGALNYIPISSFTHVGDQREFKYYVFGVLGTNDAVIRLSQSVYPYGTEVVEVVLGAYNNTKSIARHQHRKSTGEFENTDIVKMATPNLLSPFRPVMLMLKVWTNGRREVLHTGQQFPFISFMDARNITLNYMAFTKVDSNLIIFYDCPVQSG, from the exons ATGATCGCCCCCAGTGCTGTAGTGCTACTTCTAGCAATCACTTTACTCCGCGTAGAAACGTTACGTTTGAATGCATTTGATG tGATCAAAGACTGCAAACAGTATAACACCGCCTTGGGATACAATGGTGCACTGAATTACATCCCGATCAGTAGCTTTACTCATGTCGGCGATCAGAGGGAATTTAAGTACTACGTGTTTGGAGTGTTgggaacgaacgatgcagtgaTTCGGCTTTCCCAATCAGTGTATCCTTACGGGACTGAGGTGGTAGAAGTGG TACTGGGAGCCTATAACAACACGAAATCGATTGCTCGACATCAGCACCGCAAGTCGACGGGTGAGTTTGAAAACACCGACATCGTGAAGATGGCGACACCGAATCTGCTGTCCCCGTTTCGTCCTGTGATGCTAATGCTCAAGGTGTGGACGAACGGCAGGCGAGAAGTGTTGCACACCGGTCAGCAGTTTCCTTTCATATCGTTTATGGACGCCCGAAACATCACGCTCAATTATATGGCCTTTACAAAGGTGGATAGCAATTTGATT